From the genome of Tripterygium wilfordii isolate XIE 37 chromosome 6, ASM1340144v1, whole genome shotgun sequence:
ACCCTCCTCATATACTTGTTGGCAATCAGAATCACCTTGTGCACGCTTGCAATGCTCGAAGTAAGATGGTCAGGAATCACTCTCCACAAATGGTGGCGAAATGAGCAATTCTGGTTGATAGGTGGAACAAGTGCTCATCCTGCAGCGGTGTTACAAGGGTTACTGAAGAAAGGGAAGTGCTCCTTATTTCAGAGAAGCCCTTTTGCTGTCTAATTGTATTTGGTTTATCATGATTTAGTTTATATATACGAAGATATCGTGTACAATGTTGTCATATACTATACCATGGTTATCCTTCAACTACATGAAATGTTACAGAAAGTAGAGACAAAAgaagtctctttctttttcagcATGAATACTTCCAAAAGTACCACTAATTTACACATTTCCACTTCTTAGAAGCAAAACCAGTAGGTTTGAATTGTTTTGTTGGGCACTATCAACACTGTCCCTTTGTGGGTTCTTAACTTGTTTCATTGTCCCAGTTGAGAGAAGCTAGCTACCCTCTCTTGTTTTCAGTTAACCTTTTAAGAGAGATGCGCAATCTTAAGGGGATTGTGGAACATGGATGGTCAAATGGTCCCTTCTTCCTTCCTTGAATGGCTGTTTCTAGCTGTAAAGATCCTCTCTTGAGGGTTTAAGCCTCCTTTTGGTACTACCCAATACATGTGtgctcctctcttttttccttcttttgttcCCATCAGTCACATGTCTAAATGACAAACTATATATGTTTCAAACCTCCCAAAACGATTACGACTTTGGCTTCCACCGAAGTGGATAAACTCCAGAGAAGAGCCCAATCTCATGTGCCTTTCTTTTTTGTCTGTTCATGCACGTGGTTTTGCATTAGAAATACCATATTCTTCCACTGAGGGGACTAATTGATCATGACTtgtaatgaaatttttttttaaaaaaaatatcccAACTGGGTCTTAATCAAAATTCGGGCTTGTTTAGTTACCTTAATTTGGGCACATATTGAAATTTTTGTAAATAGAAGCACCAATGATCCAATTTGATAATGACTTTGAGCCAAAGAAACAGGCCCAAGTTGTTTGATGAAAgggcaaaagaaattgggtCCCAGGCCCAACTTTGGCCCTTTCGTGCGCAACAATTACATCTGTCCGGGTCCCTCCCTCCTCTATCGATACCCCATCTGATCATTCATTACATTCTTATGCAGCCTACACATTAACAAcctttttagttattttaaaaaaaaattagttaagAATAATGGGTTTTTAATctacaaaaaaaacaatcatcCAAGTGGGATCAAAAGAGTCTTGTGCGGCCGCCGCCGAAGAAACTCTGTTTTTAGGTTGTTCAATGCCCACACTCCCTAATTTGGGTCGTCAGCCAGCAGAGATACATTGTCCTGTTTAGAAGAAACCATAACAACTCACATGACAATACCAATTTATTATACATTCTTTCAGAATTGGATGTTCATATGGTAATTCTACGTTTTATTATAAGAGAAATGACACCAAAAGGTCAAATTAAGAGGGAGAAGTTTACAATGGATATATCCAGCTGGATTGTTACAATGTGAAAAAGCCAGTCACTGTATCATAAAGTATGACAAAATAAACCAGAACTAACTGAACTAGTAATAATTTCTGCTTCATGAGCGTAAAATGTTACCACTTGGGAGActtcaaaatattaaaattcaGACTAAACATTAAACATACGAGGACTGTAAGTATATATCACACCCACTTATTATGCACAAAGCTGAAGAAACAATGAacacaaaagggaaaaaaaaatcaactcaattcaatgtttcaatttatcTCTGTTTTCGTAAAAACAGAGTTGAGTCCCAAAACCAAAGCAAGTCAACATCATTTGACAGCAATACCCAGATTTCTAAGCACTGGAGGTATGCAGTTCTCCGAAGCATTAAAGATAAATTAATGTCTCAGTTAAAGTTGCTTATTTGCAGTTGAAGCAATTGAATGAAGTAAATTTAAAAACTACCCCACTTGGGCATTCTGGTTCTGGAAAATCTAAAATATATCTGCCAAATACGGCAACTAATACCAATGTACCCACATCTAGGCATCAACTGTTCACCAGAATCTTCACAGACAAACCACTTTTCATTGACCCTAATAGCAACTGGAAAGTGGAATGCTGAAGTCCAAAACAGAGAGAATGCACaaccttttctttctcccttttATTTTCGGAGGCTGGAATAATAGaatgaaataaaatacaaatcGCCTAAGAGATCATATTGAAAGTAAAACTAAAGAAAAggcaaaatttaaataaaaaaaaatcaacaaaatatgcTACTCTGAGGGAaagtggaagaagaagaggacacGAAACAATGGGGAGAACAAATGGAGAATTAAAGAACAATAAGATGATAAAAACAGTCCTGAAGAGGAATTTAGTAATTTACTAATCTTAGTaccagttttctttttttttcctgtcatTTCAATGCCGGTGTCCGTACAAGTCGTATCGTGCCCATAGTCCGTCGAGCGGGCACGGTTCTTTGGAGTCTAGCCTGACCCAAGGCTTGCCGCTACCGGACCAATGTAGGAGGCTAACTGGACCAGGGTGCAAATTACGACAGCTGCCCCTCACACTATCACCACCTAACCCGTGCTGATTCCACCGGTGCTCGATCGGCTCCACGTGTCCAGCAAAAACCAGGAGGAACGGCGGCAATGATCCAAGCTCGTAGATGCGTTCGTTCTTATGGATCTCCATCCACTTCTCGATCCGTTTCGTGTATCCGGCCCGCCTCCACTTAACCAGATCTATGATCATCACTCCAGTGTTGAAGTAGCACTCTTCCCGGCCGTTAAACGTATCGGAAAACCTCTTGTTCGACCAGAAATTGTCGGTGAAATACTTGGTGAAGTTAGCGTGGCAATATTCCGGAGCTCCGATTGTGCTAGAGCCCAGGCTCGTACTCCAGAGCTTCGCAATATCGTCAACCACGACTAGGTCAGAGTCCAAGTAAATTACTCTGCGCACACACGGCTCCAGCAGATCCGCTAAGTAATTCCTAGCATAATTTAGCGGCTGTTCAAGTGCTTGCCTAACCGAAGTGGAGATCAGGTCCCGTACAATCATCGGATCGAAGTAATACACCTTGAATTTCAATTGAGGGAAAGTGGATCTTACTATGGTTTCCAAATTGGTTTCTGAGaccagaaaatgaaagaaaatgctcTCAGGACACAACGAATGCTGCAAAATCGAATGCACAGCGGCTATCGAACCACGGAGATACTCCACATCCAGAGTAATCGCCACATGAACCAAAGAAGGATCGCATACGCCCGTTTTCCCAGACTTAGTGGAGCTACATTCATCTGCATTGCGAAACGCGGAGGCTTTTCTGAATGAAAACCGGTCCATCGAATCTGCGGTGGATTTTTGACCTGGAAACCGTAGAAATCCGTCGAGCTGAGACGATCTAATAGCCTCGGCGGGAGGAAAGGATTGCAGACTAGGTGACACAAGGATCATCACCATCGCAGCAGTGAAGTACCGCGAGAATCGCCTAATCCACAACATTTCACCTG
Proteins encoded in this window:
- the LOC119999439 gene encoding probable galacturonosyltransferase-like 7 codes for the protein MLWIRRFSRYFTAAMVMILVSPSLQSFPPAEAIRSSQLDGFLRFPGQKSTADSMDRFSFRKASAFRNADECSSTKSGKTGVCDPSLVHVAITLDVEYLRGSIAAVHSILQHSLCPESIFFHFLVSETNLETIVRSTFPQLKFKVYYFDPMIVRDLISTSVRQALEQPLNYARNYLADLLEPCVRRVIYLDSDLVVVDDIAKLWSTSLGSSTIGAPEYCHANFTKYFTDNFWSNKRFSDTFNGREECYFNTGVMIIDLVKWRRAGYTKRIEKWMEIHKNERIYELGSLPPFLLVFAGHVEPIEHRWNQHGLGGDSVRGSCRNLHPGPVSLLHWSGSGKPWVRLDSKEPCPLDGLWARYDLYGHRH